The genomic stretch ACATGTGGCTGACAAGTAATACAACTGCCTGCGCCATGTGAAAGGGGCCCGGGTTTTGAGCAGAACACTTCCATTGAAGCTGGTATTGAGTACTTTCTGGGTCCTctgctcgtcgtgctatcATTCATCCATCCAACCAGGTCGAAATCCAGATGAtgtcttccccttctccccggCCCAATGCCATCCATGTCCTGTTTTCCATCTCACGGCCGATGACCACTAAAAGCAAGCCCCACAGCCCGGTGTCCCAGAAACCGATGCGCATAAAAGGGGTATAcatgaagaaagaagagcttgagaaaaaaagacaacaaacAACTATGTACAAGGCTTTTCCCTTCCGATATCCCTGTCCGGCCTAAACAAGCGACCCTCCACTTTGTCCCTTTGCCAAGATTGTTGTATCCAGCGAGGCGAGTTCCAGACAGAAAAGCATGACGGTTACCGTACAGGTTTCCTTCGCAGGAGATGTGCTCTgagtaaggtaggtagaAATGGAACATTTGAGGCATGATGTTGGTCAAGGTAGCGGATGGCAATCCTGTCTTCATCATGTCGTAAAAAAATAGTGCAGCAGACCAGTATGCAAATAGGGGTATCATAAAACAAGAGTAAAACGTGAAACAGGCCGCCATCCGTCGTCAATGATGTGTGATGTAGGGAAATATGATGGTTTTGGTAGAGATTGTAGTTTAAAGAGGCGCCGATAAGCTTTGGGTGGCGGTGGTAGTACCACTATTGCTACGCATCCAAGCAAACATGCCGCTGCCTGTGACAGCCGGAGTGGGTGGTTCGACGGGGGTTCGGAGTTGTTGCACTTCGCGCGGCTCGAGAAGAAGACTCTTGCGATAGTGGGAAGCCTGCGTGTTGGCACCCGCCTTGTCCTTTTCGCGGACTCGGTCGATCTGGCTGGACAGCCATTCTTGCAGGTCGGCCACCTCAGTCAGGCGGTAGGGGATCTGGAAGCGCTGCAGCTCGCCGATGCTCTTGGCCGTGCGGGTGTGCTTGTCAAAGTTGATGACAACCAGCCCAGTATCGCTGGTCTTGGTAGCAGGATTGCCAACATCGACAAAGGTGAGATCAGTCAAGAACATGCCCAGAAATGGCAAGCATGGAGGGACACGATCGTGAAGCCGGGCGCGAAGGGCCTTGTAGTTCTGGTTGAAGTCCACTGTAGATTGTAGCGACTTGAGCATCTCCTTGCGCCTGACGCTCACAGTGTCCCATGTCATCTTGAGGCGCTTGATGCTGGTGTCGGTGAGTGCGCAGGTGATGGCCATCAGGGCGTCGTAGTTATGCAGCGAGGAGCATTGGCTGGCAATCTTGATCCAGTGCTTGATGACCAACGCCCGTTTCTTGACCTCGTCGTACTGCAGGATGGTGTCGGCAACCAGGTTGGAGAGACCTGTGGTAAAAGCCGACATGGCCTTGACGTTGGGGGCACCAACTCCAGCAAGCTTGGTCCATTTGGATCCCAAGAGCTCCTCCGGCAGGATCGAGCAGAAGAGAGACATCTGCTTGATGGTAAGCTGGCGTGCAATCTCCAGAGGGTCAAAGTCCAAGATGGATGGGCAGCTGCCCCCGGCCTTCCAAGCAGTCAGGGCATTGGTCTGGCTTCTGGTCATGGCAGGCGCAGGAACCGGTGTCTCGGCGGGGATGTAGTGGGTGCCCGTGGCGCCTGATTTGCCCATGGATGACACGAACCTAGGGACCAGCGCACCATCGACGACAGACACCTTCTCGGCAAGATCGAGGAGGCGCTTGGCGGCCGAGGGAAGAATGGCCGCTAGTTTGACTTGGGCGAATTCCTTGATCAAGTCAAGGGCTTCACGGTCTgtctcctccctccagtGTGATTCAAGCCAGCCCTTGAAGACATTGTACGTGCGCAAGCGCACTGGGGCGGCAATGGTGCTACTTTCACCGACATAGTCGAAACGCTCAACGAGAGCCTGTGTAAGCGCTGTCGGAGTGCAAAAGAGCCGAAAGGTGAGATAAAAGGTCGAGACAAACATGGCATCGGGTGTCGACTCGTGGGTGGTAAGTCTCTCGACCAGAGCGGGGAGCGAGCCACCCGTGACCTGGCCCTCCTTGTTGAACACCAGCTCGTGGGCAAACGTCTTCTCAATCAGTCTGgactcgacatcatcaacctcctcggcctggcTCGTGGTCTCGGTCGTGCTCAAATCGGAGAATGACGGCTGGTTCCTCGGAGCTTGTGTGCTGTCGGGTGTGGTGGCACGCGTCGAGGTCTGCGACAGAATGCTGGACTCTGAATGCCGGCTGAGATATGTGCTACCCGAGCCCGAGCTCGAGGCGGTCATGCTTTCCGAGCGGAAGGAGCGGAAATCGCTTCCATTCGTGCTGGATGGCTCGAGGGGACTATAGGTATCCATTGGGAGAGAGGCGGTTGATATTCTTGGTAGTGGTGGGAGGTCGGCACGGTTGTAGGACGCGGTCTGGACGACACTGGAGGCACGGTCACGCATCGGGAGTGATTGTGGTCGCGAGTCTGAAGGCAAGGGATGCGAAACTGGCTGCTCGGTAATTGGCGAGGTGACCTGCGGAACATCGGGAAGTGGCTTGTCGATCGAGAGCACGACAGACGGAACGGGAGCCGAAGATGTGACGGAAATTGCTGTCGACGCCGTTGGTGTTTCGGACACGGTTGATCCAGCGATACTTGCCGACTCGGATGGGCAGTACTTGgagtccttctcctcccgaACCAGCGTCAATGCCGAAAGGTCAAAGTTGACGCCCAGACTCCCATTGTCAAACTCGAACTCGAAGTCGCCGATTCTTTCGATCACCCATTTTGTCTTGGCCACACATTCGCCAGTGGCTTTGACGCAACCCGTTGCGGCGCCCAATAGCCGGCCATTATCCTGAGGGACGATCACGTCTTCTTCCATGTCCAATGTGGCATTGGCGAGTATATCGCGCGCCGTGTGCACCAGCTCCTGGATACGGTCGTACATGGCCGCACGAGACTGCTCCAACACATCGATGACTGCCGCGTTGTGTGTGCAGacaacatccaccaccaccaaaagctGCCCTCCCGATGTTGCCGACTGCTTGACGGCACGAGCAAGACTGGGCCTCGACTGCGACTGGAGATGTAGCCGCCCGATGAATGAGCCCAAGTGCGAGAGGAAAATATCGTGGCAGGCGTTGAGCTTTTCCGACACTAGATTCTGCGAGTGCGCCAGGGGTGAGGGACCTGCGATGCTGAGACGATGAGAGAGGGTGGAAGATGGGCGATGAATCTGGAGTGGGCCGACCTGAGACAGACGGCGGGCATTTGTATTCTGTGTGCAAACTGAAGACAAACGGTTTTCGGCTGGGGTCAGACTTCGTGCCACGTCGCTGGCCGCGTACTGTGCCCTCTCGGCAGTCTCCCCGTCGTCCTCGGCGCGGGAACCTGCATCCGCTGCCGGGCCATAACCGGCAGCAAAGTTGGATGACTCTGCtggtggcgttggtggaACCTGGTTGTCCTCAGCTGCCGTTATGGCTGCGATTGTGGGCACTAGCggtctcctctcctcttccaagACGTCCAAAAACCTCACTCCCTTGGTGACAATCTTGAAGGCACGCAGAATCATTTCGTCCACCACTTCGttgacctcctccacgtTGCCCATGCGCTGGGCATCATGCAGCCGCCTAGCTGTTTTGACCAGGCATGATAATTCTGACAATAGTGACTTCCGGTTTCGCCGTAGCCCATCGTATTGCTGCACGAGGGGTGATTCTCTTGTCAGACAGTGTGTACGCTCCTGTGAAATTATTAGATGACACCACCCAGCAACAGCCCGATCACGGCGCCTGATAGAAACGTACCAATAAATAGCGAACACCGGCAATGATTCCCTTCATGAATTCCTGGTTTCCAAACATTTCGCTGTCATTCCCACACGTTGCCCGCATCATGTCCCAAAAGTTGAGCAGCGCCTTCAACAAGCTCCTCATCTCGTCAGGATCGTACGCCTCGCAGTAATTGGTAGGAAGCCACCCTCTCGCGCCATTGACCAGCAGAGTGCCGTCGGCCCAGCCGTTGGTGTGAATCGAGTGGACCAGGACAACATCGCCCTCGTTCAGCGGGAGGGTGACGGTGGAGTCGTTCACAATGTTTTCTGGCTGGAAGGGATAAAAGGCCCTCAGAAAATTATGAAAGACGGGCGGCTCGTTGGCCATTTCGATTTCCATCTGAACGTGCTCCTGCGCCTGCGTGTAGAGGTCCTCCTGGGATCCATTCGGGGTCGCTGGCGGCGTTATCTGTGATTGCGAATATGGGTCTGATGAGTCGGCCACACTAGATCCATTGCTGCGGGTTTTCTGTATCGCCAAGGGGGCCACCTGTAGGCTTGATCGCGCGGGTTGGCTGTTCAGCATTGCCATTGctgtcggtgatggtggtaagAACACATAGGCCTCGCAGTTGCGACCAGATGGGGACCAGTTTTTCAGGCGCAAGTCCGGATCGCTAGAGGAGGAAAGAGTGTCAGTACAAGAAGTGGGCGACGGTCGGCACGTCCTCGCGGACCAGCTTGTTTTTGGTTGACAGTGTTGAAGAGGTGAAGAATGTAGGGAGCGAGGTTTCCTTGGTGGCAGGAATGAGAAGCTGCATACCAGGGGGAGGCCCAGGTGACGAAGTTTTGGAATGGTGATCGAAGCAGACGGCAATGTGCAAACCGGGCAGGATTTGATTTCATACCTTTTTCTGTCTGTTGTGGCCAGCCAGTCCAGTGATGCGGTCTTGTGTTGCGGGATCGTCGCtgtgggatggatggaagaAGCAAGaatgcagcagcagcagcagcagcagcagcagcagcagcagcagcagcagggcgACTTTGTCGCtattgctgttgctgtcgctgtcgtcgGGAACTCGAGTGGCTGCTCGGATCGGTTATAACATGCACCTTGTTGTCGTATCGGACATCAATGCAGGTCAGTCGTGTGAGTCCAGCTGTCCAAGTCCTGGTCGACCGTGGTGATGATCCAAAGTCGGGTATCTGTATTGATTGGTAGTTGGTACGTGTGGGTAATTTACAAGAATCCGGGGGTAGGTGGTGCTATGTCCAAGTTGCGACCAGCTGCGCGTGTCGATTGTTGCTTGATGTTTTTCGAGTtatgaaaaaaagaaaaagatgaAACCCAGAAAGCTCGAGACTCGAGAGAATGGAAGGAGGCAGACGATGGAAGatgtcgctgctgctgctacttcctctccctctctctctgtctgtGGTTCCCCTGTCGTGGTCCCCTGGCTGCAGCGATGGTTCATGACTCCACTCCCTCTTTCCAGACTGGCACCCTGGCAGGGTTCATCTGCAATATTTTTCGTCGCGATATTGCCCGTTGGGGAACGCTGCGGGTCTTGCGGGTAGCCCCCCGGTACACGCTAACGGCAGCCAACGAGCGTTCAAAGAAAGAGCTCGGGACCATGGATTTTCTCCCCCGGTTcactcccatcccaaaaTTGGAGCGACCAACCGGGGGCGTGTTTTTATTAtaccatcacatcacagcTTTTGATCGTTATCTGTAATTCACGTGTTTCGCCTCACGTTCGAGGCCGATTGGACAGCTCTCTCCGCATGTCTTGACCTTCTTTTCATTCGGACTCCGAGTTTATTGACTTTGTATAATAagtctctctctgtctcttgAGGAGAGTGAGAGAGGTAGGTGGTCGGGTGTCCGGTGTGGGCGGGACGGCTCCAACTGTGCCTTCCGCGGGTCATGATGAATTCTGATAGGGTCTCGACGTTGCCGTGGTTGCACTCGCGGTCAAAAAGTGCACTTTTCAGTATTCTACTGGTGGCGATCAGTTGTTGAACATCCCGCTACCATCAACACCTCGATCGTTTACTGCATTTGTCAGGTTTTGGTTGCGTTCTTGCGATACCGGCCAAAAGCCGATTGCTGCAGTGTGCCTCACGCTATGCATTGATATCACATTCCTCTCCGACCGGGGAGAGTGGTTGATCGCCTTCACATGGAGCTACTGCGCGAGAATCTGCTTTTTACCTCTGATCACAGTGGGCAGTGATAGCTTGGCTACCTTACCTGACTTCGCCAGATACTGCGTGCCCTCATCTCcggtcgttgtcgtcgtcctGTACAAAGCACTGTCCAGGCACCTCACTCGCTTTCCAGGTTACCCCACGCTGCAGGATGCCCCGTGTTCCCCACCGAACGGGAGGCAGTTGCTTGTTAAGCACACGCCCCaagctttcttttcttggcGTTTATGTGTCGCCGAGGGCAACGTCCAGGGTCGTGTTGTTGCCAGTCTCCCCTCGAATTGTTCTCAGTTGcattttgtttttctttcgtGCCATCAGGTTATTTCCACGCGCCAACATCAATGCTACTGCAAACAAGAAATAATGGAGACTGCGTCACCGTTTAATATCGCCAGTCTTCCTGCTGGGATCCTCTTATCTCTCAGCGTCCCATCAAGTCTCGGCTGGTTCTGCCGTTCGCTGAAGACCTGCAGAGCACGCGTCCAAAGATGCCCTGTGCTTCTTCCCCACACAACTGCAGCGGCACTGAAGATAGCTGAGGGAATTGAGATTCCCCATTGATTTGAATTGGTAAACCTGACATTCTCTTGAGAGATCTGAATGCTCAAAAGGAGTGCCGTTCGAACACCAAAGCCTGCGCCATGATCTGACACTTTGGCTTATGGCTCTCTGGGTACTCGAACCTTTGAAGTTTCACAGCCTTCCCCAAATGCGCCTCGACGTTTCACGCAAGGCCTTGTCTCGGATATCGACCTTTTTCGTCTGAACATtgcaacctggaagctgAAGACGCCAAGCCTCGCCTGGTATCAGCAGCTTCTGCTCGTCTGCTGCACAAAGGTTGCTGCGGCCATCCGTCCAGGTGGACGGACCCACCTGACAATGCCGACCCGGTGCTCTGGCGCCGTAAAAACGACCGCGACGGCCTCAGACGCGGAAGCCGGACCGGGCGGGCCATAGTGTATAGGGCCGGCGCCAGTTCACACGCCGGTGACTTGGCCGCAGCCCAAGGGAAAGAGTTCTCCTTTTCAACGCAGCCACTTTTCACTACTTTGTAAAAAGACGCGGAATTGCCCGTGTGCAGTCAGCAATCATggacaacctggaaggtACGTGGGGGTGAACCCTTGACACCTGCACAAGTTCGCTCTTAGCGTGGCAAGGCACGCCATGTCGCGTCCTGACGAACAAGAGATTCTTTTCTCGCTCCAACTCACTGATATCTGTACACCCTGGCGGATCCGACTGATGATCCGGTGTCAAAAATCCCAGGCTCTCAGGCTTGTTGATGAGACCCCCCAAATCACGTCAACTCTCCACCAAACGAACACGTCCCGGGATCAGCAAATCAAGATGCAGGAAAACGGGGATTCCCCAGATTAGCACCAGGGCCAGGCCACGTCCACCTTCCCTGACCCCCTAACCATGTgagcggcggcagcagaTGTCTTGTGCTCGACAGCAACTCCAGCATTTAGCCAATGTATAACATATGAATGAAGCCCGTGAGTCGTCGCGTTGCTGCGGAGACTTTTGCCAGGCAAAAACCACAGAGATCAACAGATCAAGCGAGCAGCCCAAGCGAGTGGACACATCCCACGAGCTGTCAAGCTGGACACCCAGTGTTGGCTGCATGTTTCACTTTTCAACCTTCCATATTAGGTCCAATCCCACGTTGTGCAAGCTCCGAAAGCAGAGAATTTATGGAGCTGATTTTCCTTTTCGAGGGCTTTTCCAAGGTGCCTACATATGCAGACCTACTGCAGCATGTCGATGCCGGCCAGCGGCGGGGAAGGTTCAGCAGCTGCGCGGCAAGCCAACTTGGGGTGTGAAGAGCTCGCCACTTCAGCCTCAACACAGGGACACATCAATACGAACATGGAGGGACGGCATCGCGGCACATCGGCTCTTTTCCGGGCAATGTCGAAGCTCTATCCAAACTTACCAGGCCGCGTctgccgccatcacctcGGCCAACACCCAACACGATTGGCCAATGGTATCGACGTCAGCAACTGGGTGCGGGAAGGCGGGGTAACTCGGTGTGAAATGGTACCTGGGACCTGCATTTGcgcaacccaccaccaccaccccaccagcagcagcaattAAGATCAATCAATCTATCTGTCTATCAATCGCCACAGGCGATAATCAACTCAATGTCGTCAAACCTCAACATCGGGCATCAAGCacacagacagacagacgaCCTTGGAAGCCCAACGGCGCCTACCGCCCGCCGTTCACCGCCCGCCCACCGGCTGCCTCTTGGCGTTCAATGGCGGCGGTTTTCTAGTGCCGAAGACCACCGATCAACATTGTGAAAGATCAGTAACAAATCGGAAACCATGCAGTCCTTGATAATCAGGCCACCACGATGCTCATCTTGCGGCATCTCACACCCTGTATCGACAATCACTAACACTGCATTTTACTTCAATTCCGTCCCCGTCTCGGCATTCACATCGGGGGTTTAGTACTCTCATTGGCCAGTCCCACCTGATAATTGGCCGCCTCCATCGAGAAGGTTGCTTGTCTGCTTGTTTCGACACAGGTGGAGAAAGGCGTTTCTCGTGGGGCATCGGCAACCAGGTTGACAAGGACAGCCTTGGTTGTCAATTTCCTGGCAGCCCTGGCAAAAACCCCAGGGTCCTGTCATGCCTGTCTTTTCCTTTCTGTTGAGTGCTTGTGGCTGCCCATCAAGGCTCCACCGGCTGCCAGCGGTCTGGCCGACTCGCTATCGTGAGCTCGGCGGTGATCACTGCTCTCCTCGGCATGGCGGCCGAGACGAGCTTGGACGATCAACACCCAAAACCGCCATTACTGGAGCCCGCGATATTGTGCTGATCACTACCTGTCCGGCTCATTTGGCAGAGAGGCGTGAGTGAGGTGCTGGTAGCATCGCAGAGTACCTCGGTTTCAGGCATTACATACGCGCATTTCAAGCAAGATGGTAAGATAGACGACGGGTGTGATTATGATCTGATACTTTTTGGAACCGGCGTGGTTCCCAAGCGTCACAACGCTCGAGAACTCCGTCTCTCGGCATGAACTATCGGCGGAAATCGCTACACTACACCGATCATCAACCACATGTGACACCAGCAACACGCATCAGATTCCATTCTCATCGTGGCGCATACACAAACGCCAACTGATCCACTTCACTTCCGTCCTGCCCAACAAACCCGACAATCTGCCACCCGCTTGGAGCCGTGAATGTTTGGCAGGAACTGGTCGCCGAGCCCGCTGTGAGACTGCGCCCCGAAGAAGTCACAGCTCGGATATAAAAGTTGCGAGTTTGTCCGTTACGTTGGCCACTGCAGAGCTCGGCCTGGGTCCAGTATTCGGTCTCTCCCAGGGCGAGAGAAACAACACTCCCGCCGGTGCCGCCGTGGGCGAATATGGTGCCGTCTGTCAGTGTCAGTCCGACGCTATCAAGACGGGATCCTCCTCGGAAGGTGATGGTTGCCGTCTTTGGCTTGTTGGTCCCGGCAAGGACAGGGACATCGCTGAACCAGGTGCCGTGGGGACCGCCGAACAAGCTGCTCTGACGAAGGGACGCTCCAGAGGACCAGGTGTAGTTGACAAGGACGGGGTTGTGATCTGTCAGGATGTTGCCGTCGGCCTGAAGGAACCGCAAAGTATCGTAGCGGACGTCGGTGGcctggaggttgaggagcgGGCTAGCCCGGTAAAAGACCTTGTCCACGATTTCACACAGGTCGTTGGCAGCGGGGTTGGCGCATGAGCTGGGGGACTGGGGAATGACGTTATTGTAGAGGAGCTCAACCCAGGCATCCTTGAGTCGGGGGCCGGAAGGATTCTCGCTGGCGAGCAAACCCCAGATGCCCGTGTCGCCTGTCCGAGTGTAGCGGCTGTTGAAGTCACCAGCCACAACGACAGCATTGCCCTTGCTCCACGTGGCGATGTAGTCAACCACCTGCTTCACGTTGTCGTTTCGGGCAGTAAGATCACCAGGCTCGACACCGGCGTCGGCGTGGAGATTGTAGAAATCAACATAGGCCGCAGTGGAGCTGTCGGATGAGATGGCCACACGCATGAAGGTGAAGCCTTTCGGCGTCAGACAATCGGACTGGCTCGCATCGGAGCATTTGTTCCACTTGATACGCCGAAAGTCAACCCAGGGAAGGTAGGACACGGTGTTGAGACCCGAACCAAACGGAACACCGCCCGATGTGGCAGTCCTGTGCGGATGCGTGTTGGTCCGGTAGATGTGAGCGTGGTAGTTGAAGTCCTGTCACCAACGTGTTAATGCTCCGATTTGGGTGATGATCTTGAAACAAGGCGTCAAGGACCTACCTCTTGCAGCTGCACGACGTCGATCCCATACTCGGAGAACTTTGCACCCATGGCCGCCGCGTTGGCTGCCTTGTCGCCGGGAACACCATTGTCGTTGAGGATGGCCGGGAGGCCGGCCACATTGATGGTCAGGACGTCAAAGTTGCCCGACGTGGCCGCGAGGGCACCCTCTAGCAGCAACGCTGACGAGAACGCCGCGAGTCTTGATGTGGACAGCTTCATCTTGACAAGATGGTCAAACTCCAAAGGTAGGGTGCTGGGTTTGGCTGTAGAAGTCTACCTAACAAGCCACACGCAGAAAGACGCCCCCCCTTATACATCGACAGTCATCGCCTCTCGTCCTCTTAACGACCGTCCTTGGCATGGCCAGTCTTACCTATTCGAGATATCTTTCGTACTACCCACCCTTTTGGTCGAGCTGGAGGTGTCTTTACACGTGTAACCGAGATGATTGACAGACGGCTCTCCGCCTTGAATTCGGCTCTTGCTCCTCACTCGTCGGTGTAGGTTCCTGGTTTTGAGGATGGGCGTCCGGCGCGATGTCACCTCAACCGGTGCCCCGCATGACGTTGCCCAGCCTTGACCGGATCGCGCGAGATGAGAGCGCGTGGACGAAGATTTTAAGATCTGAATGCCGCGTGGGCCGATGTGGGGATGTCATTGGGTTTCCCAGAAGAGGGTCTGCTATCGGCTCTCGCGGCTCCGGCGGTGGGCCGGGTTCACGGCAGGTGCCGGAGCCCCCTGGACGGGCGAGGGTGGGGCCGTGTCGGCGTCAACCCGGCTCATCCTCTCCCAGAATCTGAGTCTCATCTTCTCGAACAATTCTTATGTTTCAGTCGTTGATCATTCTATTTTCTCGACATGTCCAGGATGAGCACTGGTTGATTGTTAACTTGTTGAAACCAAACACGCACGTCATGGGCGGGATGAGCATCAGACGAAAGATGTCTCATCCTTCTGCCCGTGTTCCAGGTCCAGTCCGAACACCAAGTCATTGAAGGTTTTGTGACGGGGGGTTTGTCACATGACCGGGCTGCTTATGACGATCTAGGAATAGATATACAGGTGTGTGGTATTGTGCTTCGGGGGGAGATCATACTGGTGATCAGTGTGTTTTGGTGTGGGATGAAGCAATGGGATTGCACTGCGAAAGAGGCAAGCTGTTGCTATAGAACAACACCAGGCAGAGCCAAAGCCACAAAGCATCTGCCAACTGCCCTTTACCTGGGGTCAGGCTTTAGCTCCTGTCACAGACCAGGTGCCTGCGGAATGGGAATTTCCCTTTTGGTATTTTGCTGCGTGTGGCGGGGAGAGAGTGACATGGCTGTCCATAATGTGGTTGACCAACCAACACGCCACACCCACCCTCCCACGGCCAGAGAAAACGGGCCGGCTGAGTACCCGGTTCCCGTGGCTGCCATCCCCTACGAAAGAGGTGTGGCTGGTTAGGGAGACGACCACTTTTACTTCAGGGTTGCCTGGTGGTTGACAAGTTGTTCAAGTCAGACCAACGGGGTGTGTTGAATCGGGAAAATCAGTGCATGTAGCCCAGATTCCGATACTACAATCTGGGGTCTGGGTCCTTTTGGAACCCAGCCGTGTCCGAGACCATGTATATATATGCGCGCACAGACATATCCCTCTCAACGCGGGAATGGGAAGAGGGAACTTTCCATCACCCAGGCCCAGACCCAGGCCGTGTTTAATTCGGGGGGTGAActggggaaaaggaggggtaCACTAGGTCCCCCGATTCAGCTGCCAAAATGCACATTTTTCTGTGATTTGTGAAACCgtgggaaagaaagaagaaataCCTATACCGACATGCATATTCGTCAGCACAAATTGATGCCAGGCGGCTGATGACATTCGATCGATGGGGCGGTTTTGGTGGCCTTTGGCAGGATTGCATCGGAAGGGGGGCATATCGTACATGATCCGAGACATTTTCGGAGTGTGATGGTGAGAATCTGGTTCCCGACGTCATGGGATTTCACAAGATTGACGAGATTTGGTGGTTTAGTTGTCTTGGATGACGGGCGTGGGAAACTCC from Podospora pseudopauciseta strain CBS 411.78 chromosome 3, whole genome shotgun sequence encodes the following:
- the BUD5 gene encoding Ras guanine nucleotide exchange factor bud5 (COG:T; EggNog:ENOG503NVMK), with product MAMLNSQPARSSLQVAPLAIQKTRSNGSSVADSSDPYSQSQITPPATPNGSQEDLYTQAQEHVQMEIEMANEPPVFHNFLRAFYPFQPENIVNDSTVTLPLNEGDVVLVHSIHTNGWADGTLLVNGARGWLPTNYCEAYDPDEMRSLLKALLNFWDMMRATCGNDSEMFGNQEFMKGIIAGVRYLLRTHCLTRESPLVQQYDGLRRNRKSLLSELSCLVKTARRLHDAQRMGNVEEVNEVVDEMILRAFKIVTKGVRFLDVLEEERRPLVPTIAAITAAEDNQVPPTPPAESSNFAAGYGPAADAGSRAEDDGETAERAQYAASDVARSLTPAENRLSSVCTQNTNARRLSQVGPLQIHRPSSTLSHRLSIAGPSPLAHSQNLVSEKLNACHDIFLSHLGSFIGRLHLQSQSRPSLARAVKQSATSGGQLLVVVDVVCTHNAAVIDVLEQSRAAMYDRIQELVHTARDILANATLDMEEDVIVPQDNGRLLGAATGCVKATGECVAKTKWVIERIGDFEFEFDNGSLGVNFDLSALTLVREEKDSKYCPSESASIAGSTVSETPTASTAISVTSSAPVPSVVLSIDKPLPDVPQVTSPITEQPVSHPLPSDSRPQSLPMRDRASSVVQTASYNRADLPPLPRISTASLPMDTYSPLEPSSTNGSDFRSFRSESMTASSSGSGSTYLSRHSESSILSQTSTRATTPDSTQAPRNQPSFSDLSTTETTSQAEEVDDVESRLIEKTFAHELVFNKEGQVTGGSLPALVERLTTHESTPDAMFVSTFYLTFRLFCTPTALTQALVERFDYVGESSTIAAPVRLRTYNVFKGWLESHWREETDREALDLIKEFAQVKLAAILPSAAKRLLDLAEKVSVVDGALVPRFVSSMGKSGATGTHYIPAETPVPAPAMTRSQTNALTAWKAGGSCPSILDFDPLEIARQLTIKQMSLFCSILPEELLGSKWTKLAGVGAPNVKAMSAFTTGLSNLVADTILQYDEVKKRALVIKHWIKIASQCSSLHNYDALMAITCALTDTSIKRLKMTWDTVSVRRKEMLKSLQSTVDFNQNYKALRARLHDRVPPCLPFLGMFLTDLTFVDVGNPATKTSDTGLVVINFDKHTRTAKSIGELQRFQIPYRLTEVADLQEWLSSQIDRVREKDKAGANTQASHYRKSLLLEPREVQQLRTPVEPPTPAVTGSGMFAWMRSNSGTTTATQSLSAPL
- a CDS encoding hypothetical protein (EggNog:ENOG503NV0F; COG:G), with the translated sequence MKLSTSRLAAFSSALLLEGALAATSGNFDVLTINVAGLPAILNDNGVPGDKAANAAAMGAKFSEYGIDVVQLQEDFNYHAHIYRTNTHPHRTATSGGVPFGSGLNTVSYLPWVDFRRIKWNKCSDASQSDCLTPKGFTFMRVAISSDSSTAAYVDFYNLHADAGVEPGDLTARNDNVKQVVDYIATWSKGNAVVVAGDFNSRYTRTGDTGIWGLLASENPSGPRLKDAWVELLYNNVIPQSPSSCANPAANDLCEIVDKVFYRASPLLNLQATDVRYDTLRFLQADGNILTDHNPVLVNYTWSSGASLRQSSLFGGPHGTWFSDVPVLAGTNKPKTATITFRGGSRLDSVGLTLTDGTIFAHGGTGGSVVSLALGETEYWTQAELCSGQRNGQTRNFYIRAVTSSGRSLTAGSATSSCQTFTAPSGWQIVGFVGQDGSEVDQLAFVYAPR